One Populus nigra chromosome 16, ddPopNigr1.1, whole genome shotgun sequence genomic window, TCATTCTATTATCATATtctagcacatcaaaataaggCAATTAAACAGTACTTGATCATATACAAGTTATATTCAAAGCATGcttctcaaaacaaaaatcatggcttttaaactagaaaatgatttcaaaggaagcttaaaaaatatttgagtagGAATTTAAAAGgcaaaataaaaagggaaaggGTGTGCACATTGAATTACACCCTCTCATCAAAGCTGAAAAGATACATTGTCTAATAATAATGTCTCTTAACTAAGGATTTTTAAACTAACTTTTGACTTGTAATGGTGGCTTATTAAgggttttatgttgtttttcttgGCTTGTTAATGGTTTGGCTAAAGATTTTCGGGTTTGGCAGTGTAATGATATGTGTTTTCCAGGTTCCTCCTCCCTCTTTCCATGGCCTTTAGCATGGGTTTTTAAGGGGCAATGAGTATCATCCAGAGACCATGAACTGGAAAATTGATTCTTAAACTTAATCAAACCTTTAACTATGCTagtgattaaatcaaattagcctattaaaaatttaattaagtctttAGACTTAatgtttatgcaaattcatttgATATTCATTTAAGTTAACTTTAAATTTGTATTGTCTTTCAATCTTAAGTCCTTTAAGATACAATTgagttttcaattttgtccaaGATTCCAGTTTGGTTCCTCCATGCGTTTAATTCTTTTTAGCCAGTTCTTGCCAACTAAGTTActgatcattttatattttttttattttcattttatttttagaaagaaaaggatgatTTCATGGGAAATCcaaaattagattataaaaaagattatagtttaaattatgatttcacaAAACAACTAGACAACTTAATACCTTAAAAAGTAGGTATTAATATGAAAAGGGATATGGAGtctctttccaaaaaaaaaaaaaaaaaaacagcaagagAGATGGAGTCCAATCTTTTATCCAAGAACCATGAAATGTTTTCTTTCTAGATTATATGTTTCaattattatgatattattgtcAAGTATTAGTATTAACAATTCCACTTTGCTTGGATAGTTGGgtaaataaagattaattttattggtgtttttcttcttctttcaattaTATAGCTAAACAAGAGAGATTCAATGTGAACAAGGCATTATATATTGGGTTTGTGATACAAACTGATATCTAACAAAAGTAAAAGAGCaagttctcaatttttttttttaataatgtaaatACCCAGCAAAAGATAGCAACTTACAAAcctatcacaaaaaaaaaaaaaacccatcttaAGCCTTAGAAAAGATAACATATTCATTAACAATGCAAGCAAAGTAGGGCATGTGCTAGTGTAGGAATGGAAAAAGAACATGCAATGGTAGCCTATTTACAAAATCTTGTCTACTAAAAAGACAACAATAGAGAATGTTTAAAATGAATTCATGCAAAATTAGTATAATTCTATGGAAAGCAAAGAATTTTTCTGTGATTCCCTAATCCTAGTCTAATACCCATCTATAAGATCATGTATGCTTCCTAGACTGACAAGTAATTTGTAATCTTTCTTAGCCTATCCTTTTAATGGCGTAGAATTGTATCTTTCAGAaggttttttacctttttattgAAAATGAGAAATTCTAACAAAACTTGCCTCTTGGCCTGGCCTGCATGGAAACATCAAAaaagctaattaaaaaataaatattctctcGCAATAAATGATAATTCCCAGAAGATGACTAAATTTAACACCCAATAAATGCTAAGAAGCAGCAGCACAACATGCACACATCTGAATTCTCAGATAAAGCGTGCCCAGTCCCGTCCCGAGGCATCAAATACTACAGCGAACAACCACCCTTGATCCACTAGCAAGGACCACATCCATTCAATCCATGTTTGTCGAGCCACTGTGTGCCCACTCacaccaataataataataaaaacaaaaggagcaTCCCCACCACCACCCCAACTTGATTTTTTGGGCCATAAAACAATGGAAACCACACCATTTGTGGTTGAGGAGCAAATCAAGAGATATCAGCAATGAACAGAAGTGCTGGCTTATTTATTTCCAGTCATGTCAAGCTCGTACTAGCTAAAAACAGTCACAGAACCAAGAGGAATCTATCCAAAAGATAATAATagcataaaccaacaaaataaCCTATTCCTTTTCAGGTCTGTACATTAGCAAAAGATAAAAATCTCAGTCACCTAATTTAACCTTATCTTATCTACCCTATTTCTTCTGATTAATTATGAACCAGCCCTCCCTTGTTATCCTTCCTCAAGCAACAGTGATGATGTTATCCCCATTTTTCATACTTGACATCGCCTGGAAAGCTGAAGACCTTGATGTTGATTCCCTCTGAACAAATGGTGAAGACAGTTTGAGGGACAGTGATGATGAATCAGCAGTTGGCTTCAGATTTAAATTAAGATCAGGCATTGCTGGAGTACAAACAGCTGGAACGACGGCAACTGGGCGGACTAGATTTGTTGAGTGGTTAATGAATTGATGGCCTTGTCCAAGTGATTGGCTCTCCATCATTGGGTTCTCAATTTGGAGAGGCAGCACAGAGGGGTTGACAGTTCTTATAGGGGTCGACGGCACCCCAGAGAAATTGGTGATGCTGTTGGCTTGCAGTGGCGGAGGTGGCAGTGGATTTGACGGAGATGCGTGGTTGTTGATATTGCTGTCCTGGCGATGAGCTTGCTGCTCTTCCTTTGGCAATGAAGTCAACTGATAAAAGTAAAAACCAAGACGATGCTCAAAGCTTTTTACCAATTGCTTGGAGAAGAAAACAAGGGACATGGAACAAAATGTATgattgtaaagaaaaaacaactgaTAGTAACAACTGGTACAATTACCTGGGCAAGCTCAAAGTCAATAGTTTCAgttctaaggaaaaaaaaatgatcacttTCATATCAGTATTGCTTTTCCTTGTTGATCTCAACAAccgagaaaatattttataagaaactaataaaattttacaCAAATAATGTCAAGGCATAAGCATtcttaaattcttctttttcccGGTGCAGTTGATATCTACAACTGACTTGGATTAAGACCTCCAATCAACCAAATCCATATTCAATTATTCATCTCGATTAGAATCAAAATTGTCTGGTTTAAGAAATCAAACACAAACCAGATTGATACACAAAGCCTTAAAAATTCagtgaataataaattaagagatTCAAGATTAGGATTGATATCAAGTttctatgatttaaaaaatctaaacaaaccAACTCAATACACAAAGGCATAGAACAATTCAGTTGATGACAAAGCACAATAGCATGGATGGGATGGGATGGGATGCGATGTTGCTACCGTATCGGCGGTGATATCAAAGAGACTAGTCCGGCGGCGGCGGCGATTGACATTATTGAGGCGGAGAAAATGCTTCTGAGCATGACTAGCAACCTGAGTTGGATTTCGAGTCTTGACAAAATTGCGAGAAATTCCTCTCCAATCTCCTTTTCCCACTTTCTGCAATCCAAAAAGGAATCTCCTGTGCTCCTCCTCTGTCCATGGCATTCCTGTTTCACAATCCACACGATcacaaaaaaaaccccaaacaatccttttctttttacccaaacaaacaaaacagcagaaatattaattaatctgCGTATCTAAAGGTATCCAGCAAATCCCAATTAATTAGACACACCAACGCAAATCAAGGATTAATAGAGTGATTAATCAGAGAACAAAACACAAATCTCAGATCAaccaataaaaaagtttatagtTTAGTATCACACAACCCACACGCAGACtatcaaaaagataaaaaagaaacctCGCTTTCTTTCACTACGTCTTCCAGAGGCAGAAGAAGAGCGGTGAACGGTGTCATCTGCAGACATATAACCAGAAACAGCAGCACCAGCATCCTCCtcctcattattattatcattgttcgTATTAGGCGTCATCTCCTTGTAATACTGATACTCGGTTACATCATTCAAACTCACATTCCTCCTAAAGTTATCAACCACCACTCTGACCCCAAACAACCTGATCTCTTTCGGCTTCGTCTCCGCCGCTCCTTCACCACCGCTAACGGTGGAGCTACTCCCGGTCACCATCTCTAAATCTAAGCGAAAACAAAAACGTCAACagcttttctcttctttcctgGTAGCTAAACAAGACAGTGAATCCAACAAGTGGTGAGGCGTTGAGAAGGAGTCCATGTGTATGCTTGTTATATAGgacatatttttcaaaaccgAGGCTATGGGAAGCGTGCCACTtgttttttcctgttttattcttggaaaacaaaataataataaaaaaaaggaaataggaAAAAGCTCGCGAGGTTTTCTCGTTGTTATCTTTGATCTGATCTGATCTGATCTgatctgatgatgatgatgatgatgatgatgatgatgtgcgATATGGATTTTAGGCAAGGTTTCGGAGTGTTTAAGAATCTGATGTtaaatcttcttctcctttttcttttttttttctctctcgatatttaatgatttaattaggGCTcgtttcctcttctttttttttttgttggtatttaatgatttaatgaattaattaattatccgTCAGAATCGGAAATAAAAGTG contains:
- the LOC133675843 gene encoding transcription factor MYB1R1-like, producing MVTGSSSTVSGGEGAAETKPKEIRLFGVRVVVDNFRRNVSLNDVTEYQYYKEMTPNTNNDNNNEEEDAGAAVSGYMSADDTVHRSSSASGRRSERKRGMPWTEEEHRRFLFGLQKVGKGDWRGISRNFVKTRNPTQVASHAQKHFLRLNNVNRRRRRTSLFDITADTLTSLPKEEQQAHRQDSNINNHASPSNPLPPPPLQANSITNFSGVPSTPIRTVNPSVLPLQIENPMMESQSLGQGHQFINHSTNLVRPVAVVPAVCTPAMPDLNLNLKPTADSSSLSLKLSSPFVQRESTSRSSAFQAMSSMKNGDNIITVA